The DNA segment TATACCGAGAGGGCGTCAAGTGGTTGAAGCGAGCTTCCGAAAGCGCTGATCCCCAGTACAACGCCGGACCTTTCGAGCTTGGGTTACTGCACCTCACAGGCTACGGCGATGACATTTTCAAGGACGAGGCATACGCCGTGCAACTGATCACACAAGCCGCAGAGCTGGGCCATGTACAGGCCAACTTTATGATGGGACAAGCCTACGAGAATGGACTGCACAGTTGCCCCAAAGACGCAGCATTGAGCGTGCACTTCTACAATGGAGCTGCGTCGCGAGGTCACGTCGAAGGCATGATGGCACTATGTGCGTGGTACATGGTTGGAGCGGAGCCGGTGTTGGAGCGAGACGAAGCCGAGGCCTACATGTGGGCAAAGATGGCTGCGGAGACAGGTGAGCATCCGTGCAGCCCAGAGAGCGATATCCGTTCATACTGACTTGTTTAAACAGGCTGGCCAAAGGCTGAATACGCTGTCGGATACTTTACAGAAATGGGCATCGGATGTCGCCGCGATCCGCTCGAAGCTAATGTCTGGTATGTGCGAGCTGCGGACCAAGGCAATGAAACTGCACGGCAAAGGCTGGCCATCATCCGAGCTGCAGCGAGCGGTGACCCAGGCATTCCAATGAACAGGGAACCAGCGAAGAGCAAGGAGTTGGGCGGCAAGAAGAAATGGGGACTATTCTAGGACAATTCCCTTGTCAGTGCAGGACAATCGAGCACTCCAGCAGTGGACCTCAGCTCGGACGAAACTGGACTTTGCTCGCGTTGGAGACCCAGGACCAATGTCATCTGGGGCAGCTGCCGTACTGCTCCGTCACCACTGCAATTTGGCGATCTGCTGGCGGTCTTTCAAGCATTTGGCTTTCGCAAACGCGCCCATGTTTGTTCAATCGGCGCTGCGCTGTCACCGCAAAGGAGCGCTGTGAGGAAAACGTATTTGGAACAGCGTGGAAATCAGAAGTGTACAAAGATGCGGAGAATTTTTTGGAGGTCATGAGCAGGCTTAATGAGATGCATCTCTCGAGATCAGCAATCCGGATTTCTGGAAAGGCGCAGCATCGATGTGTTTGGGGTCACCACTCATCTATATTAGATTTTGGGGGCTGGGGAGGCGTAGAGGTTGTTGGGCACTCTTGGTGTTATCATTCGGGATACTCCATTCGCGCGGGCttttcatcatcaccatcatcacGAGCATTTGCATTTGAGAGTGTTTTCAAAAGGGGAATGGGGTTTGACAGGTTCATTGTAATGTATCATGAGTGGGAATCGGACGAGGCATGGCTTAGACACCGCGTTATCGGTGAGATTTGAATAGAGCAGTCGTTTCATTAATCTGCCAACTCGGTCTATTCGATTGTCATCGTACCAAATGCGAAGTGTTTCGTGAACGCAGAAGCTTGCTGGCTGGTGACGAGAGGCAAACAAGCTGCCAGCCACGCGACCCCTGCCTGCTTGGCCGCGCTTCAAGAACTAGGGCATGCTGGGGAAAGCTGTCTTGCGCGTTGTCAACACCTCCGATCCACAACAACACTTACCCTCCCAACCCGCCCTCCATGTCTCCCTCTCTGGTCGAACAGCTATCGCATTACGTCCTCGACGGCCTCTGGCAACTCGGCAActgcttctcctgcttcCCCTCCACACCCTCCCTCAAAATCAATGGCCGCTCATTCAAGATCCTGCGCCTCCTCGGCGAAGGCGGTTTCAGCTACGTCTACCTCGTACAATCACCCGGCGACCCAACCCTCTACGCCCTCAAAAAAATCCGATGTCCCTTTGGCGAAGAATCCGTCTCGCTGGCATtgaaagaagtcgaagcgtATAGCTTATTCACGCCGCATCCGAATATTATCCATGCGATTGATCATGCGGTGGAAACGGATCGTGGAGGAGATGCGGGGAGTAAGACGGTTTATATTTTGTTGCCGTATTATCGGAGAGGGAATTTACAGGATGCGATTAATGCGAATTTGGTTAATCGCGCGAAGTTTCCCGAGAGGAGGTTGATGATACTGTTTTTGGGGGTTTGTAGGGCGTTGAAGGCTATGCATCAGTATCGCGTTGGAGGAGCGCCGGGTGGGAAGGCGAGTCGGAGGAAAGCGAAGGCTGTGAGGCAGGAGGGTGCGTTGGCGGATCgtgaggcggcggaggaggttcaGAGGGCGAATCAGAGTCGGAGGAGGAGTCAGAGGGATGagaatgatgaagatgatgaggaggatggacAACAGGAGCCGTTGATGGAGGGAGAGGTTATGGCGGCGCAGGAAGGAGTTGCTGAGGGGGAGATTCGAAGCTACGCGCATCGAGATATTAAGCCGGGGAATATCATGATTGCGGATACGGGGACGCAGCCGATTCTGATGGATTTGGGGTCGCTTGCCCCTTCACCGACGCCTATCACGAGCAGGGCGATGGCTTTGCAGGTTCAGGATCAGGCTGCGGAGCACAGCACGATGCCATATCGAGCGCCGGAACTGTTCGATGTGAAGACCGATACGGTGATTGATACGAAAGTGGACATCTGGAGTATGGGCTGCACGCTCTATGCTTGTCTGGTCGGCAAATCACCCTTTGAAGCAAGAAGTGAAGAGACGGGTGGCTCGCTATCACTCTGTGTCCTGGGCGGCGATTGGAGATTTCCAGACGAAGGCGTGGCCGAAGCCAAGCGTGGCAAGCAACGAGTATCGGACGTCGaagatgcgaagaagaagcgagcAGATGTCATTTCTGACCCCGTCAAGGACGTCGTTCGACGATGTCTTGCTGTCGAGCCAGCCGATCGACCAGATGTCGACGAGCTCATCGCCATGGTCGAAGGAGTTATCTCCGCGCTGCCAGACGACGGAGACGCGGCGTTGGACATTGAATAGAGAGAAACAGTGTGACAATATCACGACAGTCATGAATTTCTGTGTAGATTATTAGCTACTCTTTACCGCCTCTttcaccttcttctttctgtcTCTGCATTCATCAATACCCTTTGGCACCTTCCTAGCCTGGGCATTTACTGTACCTGCACTAGTGTCATCGTAGCGTGAGACTGGGATCTGCAGCTCCCCGCGCACGACACCTCGACGCCGCAATGTACATGTAGAAGACTCCTCATCAATGCTGACGCCTTTTGTCCGTGGAACATTTATAC comes from the Cercospora beticola chromosome 4, complete sequence genome and includes:
- a CDS encoding uncharacterized protein (BUSCO:EOG09263OAE) — encoded protein: MSPSLVEQLSHYVLDGLWQLGNCFSCFPSTPSLKINGRSFKILRLLGEGGFSYVYLVQSPGDPTLYALKKIRCPFGEESVSLALKEVEAYSLFTPHPNIIHAIDHAVETDRGGDAGSKTVYILLPYYRRGNLQDAINANLVNRAKFPERRLMILFLGVCRALKAMHQYRVGGAPGGKASRRKAKAVRQEGALADREAAEEVQRANQSRRRSQRDENDEDDEEDGQQEPLMEGEVMAAQEGVAEGEIRSYAHRDIKPGNIMIADTGTQPILMDLGSLAPSPTPITSRAMALQVQDQAAEHSTMPYRAPELFDVKTDTVIDTKVDIWSMGCTLYACLVGKSPFEARSEETGGSLSLCVLGGDWRFPDEGVAEAKRGKQRVSDVEDAKKKRADVISDPVKDVVRRCLAVEPADRPDVDELIAMVEGVISALPDDGDAALDIE